From Pirellulales bacterium, a single genomic window includes:
- the atpA gene encoding F0F1 ATP synthase subunit alpha: MKFKADEIASVIQQEIEQYESQVDVREVGRVLEVGDGIARVYGLSGVMAGEMVEFPNGVTGLAFNLEEHSVGVIILGDYLTIEEGDEVKSTGRLLSVPVGDAVIGRVVDPLGNPLDGKGPIVTAERRPVEFMAPGIAQRQPVREPLQTGIKAIDAMTPIGRGQRELIIGDRKTGKTAIGIDAIINQRNSGVKCFYVAVGQKESTVAGVVEALRKNGAMDYTTVILSGASAPAPLQYVAPYAGTAMAEHFMYNGGHALIVYDDLSKQAVAYRQLSLLMRRPPGREAYPGDVFYAHSRLLERSAKLSAELGGGSLTSLPIIETLEGEVSAYIPTNVISITDGQIYLQPDLFFAGQRPAMNAGISVSRVGGAAQIPAMKKVAGGLRLDLAAFRELEAFAQLGTDLDAATQSRLDRGYRMIELLKQGQYQPMDVIDEVLSIYAGTRGHLDKVPRSEVAAWEQDFLRFMREQKFEIRNKIVETQKLDDDTAAALEKAIVEFQAQYTTKKK, from the coding sequence ATGAAATTCAAAGCCGACGAGATCGCTTCAGTAATCCAGCAGGAAATTGAGCAGTACGAATCGCAGGTCGACGTCCGCGAAGTAGGACGCGTTCTCGAAGTCGGCGACGGTATTGCGCGCGTGTACGGCCTCTCCGGCGTCATGGCCGGCGAAATGGTCGAGTTTCCCAATGGCGTCACGGGCCTGGCCTTCAACCTCGAAGAGCACTCGGTCGGCGTGATCATTCTGGGTGACTACCTGACGATCGAGGAAGGGGATGAGGTCAAGAGCACGGGCCGACTGCTCAGCGTTCCGGTTGGTGACGCCGTGATCGGCCGCGTGGTCGATCCGCTTGGCAACCCGCTCGATGGCAAAGGACCGATCGTCACGGCCGAGCGCCGTCCGGTCGAATTCATGGCCCCCGGCATCGCCCAGCGGCAACCGGTTCGCGAGCCGTTGCAGACCGGCATCAAGGCCATCGACGCCATGACCCCCATCGGTCGCGGTCAGCGCGAGTTGATCATCGGCGACCGCAAGACGGGTAAGACCGCCATCGGTATCGACGCCATCATCAATCAGCGCAATAGCGGCGTGAAATGCTTCTATGTCGCGGTCGGTCAAAAGGAATCCACGGTTGCCGGTGTCGTCGAGGCGCTTCGCAAGAACGGCGCCATGGACTACACGACGGTCATTCTGTCGGGAGCCAGCGCGCCTGCACCGCTGCAATACGTTGCTCCCTATGCCGGTACGGCGATGGCCGAGCACTTCATGTACAACGGTGGCCACGCGTTGATCGTTTACGACGATCTTTCGAAGCAAGCCGTGGCTTATCGCCAGCTCTCGTTGTTGATGCGTCGTCCGCCCGGTCGCGAGGCTTATCCGGGCGACGTGTTCTACGCCCACAGCCGCCTGCTGGAGCGTTCGGCCAAGCTGAGCGCGGAGCTAGGGGGCGGTTCACTCACGTCGCTGCCGATCATCGAGACGCTGGAAGGCGAGGTCTCGGCCTACATTCCAACGAACGTGATTTCGATTACCGACGGACAGATTTATTTGCAGCCGGACTTGTTCTTCGCCGGCCAGCGGCCTGCCATGAACGCCGGTATCTCGGTTTCGCGCGTCGGTGGTGCCGCCCAGATTCCGGCCATGAAGAAGGTGGCCGGTGGTTTGCGGCTCGACCTGGCCGCGTTCCGTGAACTCGAAGCGTTCGCTCAGCTCGGTACCGACCTGGATGCCGCCACGCAATCGCGGTTGGATCGCGGCTACCGCATGATCGAGCTATTGAAGCAGGGGCAGTACCAGCCGATGGACGTGATCGACGAGGTGCTCAGCATCTACGCCGGCACCCGAGGTCACTTGGATAAGGTCCCCCGCTCCGAGGTCGCCGCCTGGGAACAGGATTTCCTCCGTTTCATGCGCGAGCAAAAGTTCGAGATTCGCAACAAGATCGTCGAGACCCAGAAACTCGACGACGACACGGCCGCGGCGTTGGAAAAGGCGATTGTCGAGTTCCAGGCGCAATACACCACGAAGAAGAAGTAG
- a CDS encoding UvrB/UvrC motif-containing protein, which produces MSRDISNILNGWDFDPERVSVRLVTGEDGREKIQLRLDLGLLQMEIDGRPDGQRPEGRDSWLDFYRQAQQAHDKANPDLAPFTLSDADCEQLLREGVQYYHRYLSFWHLERYELCARDTRRNLILFKFVRDHAKNERDRLRFDQWRPYVTMMHSRAVATPFVELGDFPTAVTAIDAGIRDIRDFLEEYGQSEKADECAELVQLVRWRDELAAKTPAPLLSSPSDELSGLRRKLAEAVRDERFEEAAQLRDEIRRSSPSNEPQS; this is translated from the coding sequence GTGTCACGAGATATCTCTAACATCTTGAATGGGTGGGACTTCGACCCCGAGCGGGTGTCCGTGCGCCTCGTTACGGGCGAAGACGGCCGGGAGAAGATCCAGTTGCGGCTGGACCTGGGCCTGCTGCAAATGGAGATCGACGGCCGTCCCGATGGTCAACGTCCCGAGGGGCGCGATTCCTGGCTCGACTTCTATCGGCAGGCTCAACAGGCCCACGACAAGGCCAACCCCGACTTGGCCCCGTTCACGCTTTCGGACGCGGATTGCGAACAGTTGTTGCGCGAGGGGGTGCAGTACTACCACCGCTACCTCAGCTTCTGGCACCTCGAGCGTTACGAATTGTGCGCGCGCGACACGCGACGGAACTTGATCCTCTTCAAGTTCGTGCGCGATCATGCCAAGAACGAGCGCGATCGACTCCGTTTCGACCAGTGGCGACCGTACGTGACCATGATGCACTCGCGTGCTGTGGCCACGCCGTTCGTCGAACTCGGCGATTTTCCGACCGCCGTGACGGCGATCGACGCGGGGATCCGCGATATTCGAGACTTCCTCGAAGAATACGGCCAATCCGAAAAGGCCGACGAGTGCGCGGAGTTGGTGCAACTGGTGCGCTGGCGCGATGAGCTGGCAGCCAAAACTCCCGCGCCGCTGTTAAGTTCGCCCAGCGACGAACTGTCAGGCCTGCGGCGAAAGCTGGCTGAGGCCGTACGCGACGAGCGCTTCGAAGAGGCCGCCCAACTGCGCGACGAGATTCGCCGGAGTTCGCCCAGCAACGAGCCGCAATCCTAG
- a CDS encoding AtpZ/AtpI family protein — MPTKPPPDQSPIVIASQWATRIMTLAIEMVVPGLAGIWLDGRLGTKALFTLLGFALGGSFAMWQLLRITRSPQRPRSGSNDDREQRGP; from the coding sequence GTGCCCACGAAGCCTCCTCCTGACCAATCGCCAATCGTCATCGCGTCGCAATGGGCGACCCGCATCATGACGCTGGCGATCGAGATGGTGGTGCCCGGGCTGGCCGGTATCTGGCTGGATGGCCGACTGGGAACAAAGGCGCTGTTTACACTTTTGGGATTTGCCCTGGGCGGTTCATTCGCCATGTGGCAATTGTTGCGAATCACGCGGTCGCCACAGCGACCGAGATCAGGTTCCAACGACGATCGGGAACAACGCGGACCGTGA
- the atpB gene encoding F0F1 ATP synthase subunit A, whose amino-acid sequence MASDVFDPGHLFGHVQDADHIEVSTSVVPSGKIILPQPLRMDQPLWSGKTGVLSVDKINIFEPIELKFTKFMLLELIVALVVAVVFIRLANKMSAGDRPKGRAWNLLEAMLLYIRDDVARPAIGDHDADRFLPFLWTLFFFVLGCNLLGLVPWAGSATGSLATTGALAFITFATVVGSGMKQSGFVGFFKSQVPHMDLPGPLAVLLVPMIFAIEMLGLVIKHFVLAVRLLANMMAGHLVLAVIVAFIAASAGSAAFWGVMPASVLGATALNLLELFVAFLQAYIFTFLSALFIGAAVHPH is encoded by the coding sequence ATGGCTAGTGACGTATTCGATCCGGGGCATCTGTTTGGCCACGTCCAGGATGCCGATCATATCGAGGTTTCGACGAGTGTCGTTCCCAGCGGAAAGATCATCCTCCCGCAACCCTTGCGGATGGACCAACCTCTGTGGAGCGGCAAGACCGGGGTTTTGTCGGTCGACAAGATCAACATCTTCGAGCCGATTGAGCTGAAGTTTACGAAGTTCATGCTGCTCGAATTGATCGTGGCGTTAGTCGTCGCCGTCGTGTTTATCCGGCTGGCGAACAAGATGTCCGCCGGTGATCGCCCCAAGGGGCGGGCGTGGAACCTGCTCGAGGCGATGCTCCTGTACATTCGCGATGACGTCGCGCGCCCCGCCATTGGCGACCACGACGCGGATCGCTTTCTGCCGTTTTTGTGGACGTTGTTCTTCTTCGTGCTGGGCTGCAACTTGCTAGGGCTGGTCCCCTGGGCCGGCTCGGCCACCGGATCGCTGGCCACGACCGGCGCCTTGGCATTTATCACCTTCGCCACGGTTGTCGGCTCGGGCATGAAGCAATCCGGCTTTGTCGGTTTCTTCAAGTCGCAGGTGCCGCACATGGATCTTCCTGGTCCGCTGGCGGTCCTATTGGTGCCGATGATCTTCGCCATCGAAATGCTGGGTCTGGTCATTAAGCATTTCGTGTTGGCCGTGCGTCTTCTGGCCAACATGATGGCCGGCCACTTGGTGTTGGCCGTGATCGTAGCGTTCATCGCCGCGAGCGCTGGCTCGGCGGCGTTTTGGGGTGTTATGCCCGCCAGCGTGCTGGGGGCGACTGCCTTGAATCTGTTGGAGTTGTTTGTCGCCTTCTTGCAGGCGTACATTTTTACGTTCTTGTCGGCCCTGTTTATCGGCGCTGCGGTGCATCCGCACTAA
- the atpH gene encoding ATP synthase F1 subunit delta: protein MSQSPAKPDAAERATDPGAQRVAEVYAKAFIAAAEKAGATAAALEELTAIESEVLERFPRLRSLLSSGFISAADKVQIVDRTFNGRVSSLVLNFLRVLAEHERLEVLRDVIRAARAQFDQMRGLLRVEVTTASPLTDELAAKIQQQLRGMFGGEPVLVPKIKPELIGGVVLRVGDAVYDGSVAARLAQMRSRIINRSVHEIQSRRDRFSNPAGN, encoded by the coding sequence ATGTCTCAAAGTCCTGCGAAACCTGATGCTGCCGAGCGAGCCACCGATCCCGGTGCGCAGCGCGTCGCCGAGGTCTATGCCAAGGCGTTCATCGCTGCGGCCGAGAAGGCGGGCGCAACGGCAGCGGCACTCGAAGAGCTCACCGCCATTGAGAGTGAAGTGCTGGAGCGCTTTCCCCGGTTGCGCAGCTTGCTGTCCTCGGGCTTCATCAGCGCCGCGGACAAGGTCCAGATCGTCGACCGCACTTTCAATGGGCGCGTTTCGTCGCTGGTCTTGAACTTTCTGCGCGTGCTGGCCGAGCACGAGCGACTGGAAGTGCTGCGCGACGTCATTCGCGCCGCGCGTGCCCAGTTCGACCAGATGCGCGGACTGCTGCGCGTCGAGGTGACCACGGCCAGCCCGCTAACAGATGAATTGGCGGCCAAAATTCAACAACAATTACGTGGCATGTTTGGGGGCGAGCCAGTGCTCGTTCCCAAGATCAAGCCCGAGCTGATCGGCGGCGTCGTGCTGCGCGTGGGCGACGCCGTTTATGACGGTTCGGTCGCGGCGCGGCTGGCGCAAATGCGTAGCCGCATCATCAACAGGAGTGTCCATGAAATTCAAAGCCGACGAGATCGCTTCAGTAATCCAGCAGGAAATTGA
- the atpD gene encoding F0F1 ATP synthase subunit beta, whose translation MATITQGNAHKPEHAALNVGHVTQVIGSTFDVEYEENKLPAIYNAVRIETEQKGVKVRLVGEVQQHLGGGRVRCVALGSTDGMVRGQDCVDTGHPVRVPVGKATLGRVFNLIGEPIDERGPVNADDYWSIHRDAPPITDLSTKTELFETGIKVIDLLTPFVRGGKAGLFGGAGLGKTVILTELIARIASAHGGYSVFAGVGERTREGTDLWLEMQEAKIGDTGRSVIEQTCMVFGQMNEPPGARLRVALSALTMAEYFRDTTGADTLLFVDNIFRFSQAGSEVSALLGRMPSAVGYQPTLATEMGALQERIASTSKGAITSVQAVYVPADDPTDPAPATAFGQLDAFLYLERSISEKGIYPAVDPLASSSRILDPQYVGDRHYAIARRVQRTLQRYRELQDIIAILGVDELSEEDKLVVHRARRMERFLSQPFLVAEVFTGKPGEITSLADTIRSFEEIADGKWDHLPESAFMYVGPIEQAEEQAKKMAKK comes from the coding sequence ATGGCCACCATCACGCAAGGCAATGCCCACAAGCCCGAGCACGCGGCCCTGAACGTCGGGCACGTCACTCAAGTGATCGGCTCGACGTTCGACGTCGAGTACGAAGAGAACAAGCTGCCCGCCATCTATAACGCCGTTCGCATCGAAACCGAGCAAAAGGGCGTAAAGGTTCGCCTGGTGGGCGAAGTGCAGCAGCACCTGGGCGGCGGTCGCGTACGTTGCGTCGCGCTAGGCAGCACCGATGGCATGGTCCGTGGACAGGACTGCGTTGATACCGGACACCCGGTCCGCGTACCGGTCGGCAAGGCCACGCTCGGTCGCGTTTTCAATCTGATTGGCGAGCCGATCGACGAGCGCGGCCCGGTCAACGCCGACGACTATTGGTCGATCCATCGCGACGCGCCGCCGATCACGGACCTTTCGACCAAGACCGAGCTGTTCGAAACCGGCATCAAGGTTATCGACCTGCTCACCCCGTTCGTCCGCGGTGGTAAGGCCGGTTTGTTCGGTGGTGCCGGTCTGGGTAAGACCGTGATTCTCACCGAGCTGATTGCTCGTATCGCCAGTGCGCACGGCGGTTACTCGGTGTTCGCCGGCGTGGGAGAGCGAACCCGCGAAGGAACCGATCTGTGGCTGGAAATGCAAGAAGCCAAGATCGGCGATACCGGCCGCAGCGTTATCGAGCAGACCTGCATGGTCTTCGGCCAGATGAACGAGCCGCCAGGCGCCCGCCTGCGTGTTGCTCTATCGGCATTGACGATGGCCGAGTATTTCCGCGATACAACCGGCGCCGACACGCTACTGTTCGTCGATAACATCTTCCGCTTCTCGCAGGCCGGTAGCGAGGTGTCCGCGCTATTGGGTCGTATGCCGTCTGCCGTGGGTTATCAGCCGACGCTGGCCACGGAAATGGGCGCCCTGCAAGAGCGTATCGCCTCGACGTCGAAGGGGGCCATCACCTCGGTGCAAGCCGTGTACGTGCCGGCCGACGATCCGACCGACCCCGCGCCGGCCACGGCGTTCGGTCAGTTGGACGCGTTCTTGTACCTGGAGCGATCGATCAGCGAAAAGGGTATTTATCCGGCGGTCGATCCGCTGGCTTCGAGCAGCCGCATTCTCGATCCGCAGTACGTGGGCGACCGCCATTACGCCATCGCCCGCCGCGTACAACGCACCTTGCAGCGTTATCGCGAACTGCAAGACATCATCGCGATTCTCGGCGTCGACGAGCTCAGCGAAGAGGACAAGCTGGTCGTGCATCGTGCCCGCCGCATGGAACGCTTCCTGTCGCAGCCGTTCCTCGTGGCCGAAGTCTTCACCGGCAAGCCGGGCGAAATCACGTCGCTGGCGGATACGATTCGCAGCTTCGAGGAAATCGCCGATGGCAAGTGGGACCACCTGCCGGAAAGCGCATTCATGTACGTCGGTCCGATCGAGCAGGCCGAAGAACAAGCCAAGAAGATGGCGAAGAAATAG
- the atpF gene encoding F0F1 ATP synthase subunit B: MSMSRILASGLLGLAVSVYIGGGALRAEGEGTAKQDAHAAHGAEGHAGDGHGGDAHGGHGGEHEAPSPLKVDFDLAIFTVLIFVILLVVLGKFAWGPIASALDLRERKISDNIAAAEQLNQEAKRLLGEYEAKLSAAREEVRGILDEARRDAEHAGQEIVAKARTDAQAETQRGKAEIETATAQALNELARSSANLAVDLAGRIVGAKLTAGDHAKLIEDALATFPQGDHRQN, from the coding sequence ATGAGCATGTCGCGAATCCTGGCTTCTGGCCTGCTGGGCTTGGCTGTATCCGTGTACATCGGTGGCGGTGCATTACGCGCCGAAGGCGAGGGAACCGCCAAGCAAGACGCCCATGCAGCGCATGGAGCCGAAGGGCATGCGGGCGATGGCCACGGTGGCGATGCTCATGGAGGCCACGGCGGCGAACACGAAGCTCCCAGTCCCCTGAAGGTCGACTTCGATCTGGCCATCTTCACGGTGCTGATCTTCGTCATCCTGTTGGTCGTGCTGGGCAAGTTTGCCTGGGGGCCAATCGCTTCGGCTCTCGATCTTCGCGAGAGGAAGATCTCGGATAACATCGCCGCGGCTGAGCAACTCAATCAAGAGGCCAAGCGTCTCTTGGGCGAGTACGAGGCCAAGCTCTCGGCAGCTCGCGAGGAAGTGCGCGGCATTCTCGACGAAGCGCGTCGCGACGCCGAGCATGCGGGCCAAGAGATCGTGGCCAAGGCACGCACGGATGCCCAGGCCGAAACGCAACGCGGCAAGGCCGAGATCGAAACCGCGACGGCGCAAGCGCTCAACGAGCTGGCCCGCTCCAGTGCCAACTTGGCGGTGGATCTGGCCGGTCGCATTGTGGGCGCCAAGCTCACGGCCGGCGACCATGCGAAGTTGATCGAAGATGCCCTGGCTACCTTCCCGCAAGGGGACCATCGCCAGAATTAG
- the atpG gene encoding ATP synthase F1 subunit gamma: MAKARALDKRRKSIKNIRKITRTMELIATARFKKAMDRASAATAYTKRITALVAELATSGLKVSHPLLEARSEIKTASLLVLTGNRGLCGGYNSNVNRAAVARWKELQATVPKTLLEVSGKRGIAAFKFREIATHRAFTQFEDKVSYTEIDELANGYLEDYITGRLDRLDVAYTRFDSIARQVAVVETLLPLGAIAGADATSAPAAKAGPQYEFLPSAKSILEEVVPTSFKVKLFKCFLDAAVSEQVARMVAMKAATENADKIIKHLTMTYNRARQSQITGEIMEVLGGVEALKG, from the coding sequence ATGGCCAAGGCACGAGCACTCGATAAACGCCGCAAGAGCATCAAGAACATCCGCAAGATCACGCGGACGATGGAGCTCATTGCCACGGCGCGCTTCAAGAAGGCGATGGACCGTGCGAGCGCCGCCACGGCCTACACGAAGCGAATTACGGCGCTCGTCGCCGAATTGGCCACCAGTGGTCTCAAGGTCAGCCATCCGCTTCTCGAGGCTCGCAGCGAGATCAAAACGGCGTCGCTGCTGGTGCTAACCGGCAATCGCGGTTTGTGCGGCGGGTACAACTCGAACGTCAACCGCGCCGCCGTCGCCCGCTGGAAGGAATTGCAAGCCACGGTCCCCAAGACGTTGCTCGAAGTATCAGGCAAGCGCGGCATCGCGGCCTTCAAGTTTCGCGAGATCGCCACGCACCGCGCGTTCACGCAGTTCGAGGACAAAGTCAGCTACACCGAAATCGACGAGCTGGCCAACGGCTATCTCGAGGATTACATAACCGGCCGGCTGGATCGTTTGGACGTCGCGTACACTCGCTTCGACAGCATCGCTCGGCAGGTCGCCGTGGTCGAGACACTGTTGCCGCTGGGAGCCATTGCCGGCGCCGATGCCACGAGCGCGCCAGCCGCGAAGGCCGGTCCGCAGTACGAATTTCTGCCGTCGGCGAAAAGCATTCTGGAAGAGGTGGTGCCGACCAGCTTCAAAGTGAAGCTCTTCAAATGCTTTCTCGACGCGGCTGTTAGCGAGCAGGTAGCCCGCATGGTGGCAATGAAAGCCGCCACCGAGAATGCCGACAAGATCATCAAGCACCTGACAATGACCTACAACCGCGCTCGCCAATCGCAGATCACGGGCGAGATCATGGAAGTCCTCGGCGGCGTCGAGGCGCTGAAGGGATAA
- the atpC gene encoding ATP synthase F1 subunit epsilon, translating to MSGVRILTVIVVTPETTVRESPAQFVVVPLYDGELGVAPGHSAMIGRLGYGEMRIVEGDRTDRYYVDGGFVQVSGNVVSVLTNRAVPATQVDAAAAAEQLQAARHRPAHTPELLAIRERVELQARAQIRVAAHAGKPTSSHAGSGH from the coding sequence ATGAGCGGCGTTCGCATCCTGACGGTCATCGTCGTGACGCCCGAGACGACGGTACGCGAATCGCCAGCGCAATTCGTCGTCGTGCCGCTGTATGACGGAGAGTTGGGCGTCGCGCCGGGGCACAGCGCCATGATCGGCCGCTTGGGCTATGGCGAAATGCGGATCGTCGAGGGAGACCGCACCGATCGGTACTACGTCGACGGTGGCTTTGTGCAGGTGTCCGGCAACGTGGTATCGGTGCTGACCAATCGCGCCGTGCCCGCCACGCAGGTCGATGCCGCGGCCGCGGCCGAGCAATTGCAGGCGGCCCGCCACCGCCCGGCCCATACGCCCGAACTGCTGGCCATTCGCGAGCGCGTCGAGTTGCAAGCCCGGGCCCAGATTCGCGTCGCGGCGCACGCCGGCAAGCCGACTTCATCGCACGCCGGATCCGGCCACTAA
- a CDS encoding sulfatase-like hydrolase/transferase, with protein sequence MSSRTLLPLPLILIALTFCGTLLPADAAESSPRHPNILLLVADDLRADAIAALGNTTVKTPHLDRLFHEGFTFRNAYCLGSNQPAVCSPSRNMLLSGQTYFRNWPKGLAPGDGPNLPDALKAAGYFTYHHGKRGNVARAIHTRFDRNLYLDDDERERTSGEPGHTIVDSAVAFLDSYRESAPWLMTLEFEAPHDPRVADKRFLDLYRPDEIPLPRNYLPVHPFDNGEMTVRDERLAPWPRTPQEVRRQLHEYYAVISGLDFHIGRLLQTLADRKLTGETIVVFTSDHGLAMGSHGLFGKQNLYEHSMRVPLVFTGHGIERGSSDALVYLVDLMPTLCDLAGANAPRDIDGMSLVPILRGEQTRVRSTLGMAYRDVQRAIRDDRWKLIRYPQVDRTQLFDLENDPEELRNLADEPAQAEQLARMTTLLQDWQQTVGDKQPLEVENPKSAEFEPPTE encoded by the coding sequence ATGTCTTCTCGAACCCTCCTCCCACTGCCGCTCATTCTGATTGCACTGACTTTTTGCGGCACGCTGCTGCCAGCTGACGCGGCGGAATCGTCCCCTCGTCACCCGAACATTCTGCTGCTCGTGGCTGACGATTTACGGGCGGACGCTATCGCGGCGCTGGGTAATACGACCGTCAAAACGCCCCATCTCGACCGTTTGTTCCACGAGGGATTCACATTTCGAAATGCCTACTGCCTGGGTAGCAATCAACCGGCCGTCTGCTCGCCCAGCCGGAACATGCTGCTGTCGGGCCAGACGTATTTCCGCAACTGGCCGAAGGGCCTGGCCCCCGGTGACGGGCCGAACCTGCCCGACGCCCTGAAGGCGGCCGGCTATTTCACGTATCACCACGGCAAGCGCGGTAACGTCGCTCGCGCGATTCACACGCGATTCGATCGCAACCTGTATCTGGATGACGACGAACGAGAACGCACCAGCGGCGAGCCGGGACATACGATCGTCGACAGCGCGGTCGCGTTTCTCGACTCGTATCGGGAAAGCGCTCCCTGGCTGATGACGCTCGAGTTCGAGGCGCCGCACGATCCACGCGTCGCCGACAAGCGATTCCTGGACCTCTACCGGCCAGACGAGATTCCACTGCCACGCAACTATCTGCCGGTTCATCCGTTCGACAATGGCGAGATGACCGTCCGCGACGAGCGGTTAGCTCCCTGGCCGCGCACGCCGCAGGAGGTGCGCCGGCAGTTGCATGAATACTATGCCGTGATCAGCGGGCTCGACTTTCATATCGGCCGCCTCTTGCAGACGCTTGCCGATCGAAAACTGACCGGCGAGACGATCGTCGTGTTCACCTCGGATCATGGCCTGGCCATGGGAAGTCACGGCCTGTTCGGCAAGCAAAATCTATACGAGCATTCAATGCGCGTACCGCTCGTATTCACCGGGCACGGCATCGAGCGAGGGTCGTCTGACGCCCTGGTCTACTTGGTTGATCTTATGCCTACGTTGTGCGATTTGGCCGGAGCTAATGCACCACGGGACATCGACGGCATGAGCCTGGTACCGATCCTTCGCGGTGAACAAACCAGAGTGCGAAGCACGCTGGGAATGGCCTACCGCGACGTGCAGCGGGCCATTCGCGACGATCGCTGGAAGCTGATCCGCTATCCGCAAGTCGATCGGACGCAACTATTCGATTTAGAGAACGATCCCGAAGAACTGCGGAACCTGGCTGATGAGCCAGCACAGGCCGAGCAGCTTGCGCGCATGACGACGCTTCTGCAAGATTGGCAACAGACCGTGGGCGACAAACAACCGCTCGAGGTCGAGAACCCGAAGTCGGCGGAGTTCGAGCCGCCCACTGAATGA
- the atpE gene encoding ATP synthase F0 subunit C, which translates to MAAKRGPFAFYFGGAFGAGLVIIGAGLGISRIGASAVESMSRQPEVAGNIQTAMIIAAALIEGATFFGLIVCMLFNN; encoded by the coding sequence ATCGCTGCCAAGCGTGGTCCTTTCGCCTTCTATTTCGGTGGTGCCTTCGGCGCCGGCCTGGTGATCATCGGTGCCGGCTTGGGCATCAGCCGTATCGGCGCCTCGGCCGTCGAGAGCATGTCGCGTCAGCCGGAAGTGGCCGGCAACATCCAGACCGCCATGATTATCGCGGCCGCTCTGATCGAAGGTGCAACGTTCTTCGGTCTGATCGTTTGTATGTTGTTCAATAATTAG
- a CDS encoding DUF4912 domain-containing protein, which produces MASTPVRPVRKPQPRIVEKPKDPAVVKRLQIAKEKLNRWKNLAFQSPDKSQGEVKDRLVAMVRDSFWLHAYWELTRTGVERAEAAMGREWHGARPVLRVFEVSGGGGSTTTAERLWRTIEIHGGVNNWYIDVVDPPKSYRLDIGYLSAEGKFFVLCRSNVVSTPVPGTSDAIDGNWAAVAEDFEKVYALSGGYSAEGPNLELQELFEERLRRPMGSPMSTRFGPGAEALGKKREFHFELDAELIVFGATEPDAHVTLQGDPVRLRPDGTFTVRFSLPNCRQVIPAVASSANGLEQRTVVLAVERNTKTMEPLVRDAND; this is translated from the coding sequence TTGGCCAGCACACCTGTCCGACCGGTTCGTAAGCCGCAACCGCGCATTGTGGAGAAGCCCAAGGATCCGGCCGTCGTCAAACGTCTGCAGATCGCAAAAGAGAAGCTAAATCGCTGGAAAAACCTGGCTTTCCAATCCCCGGACAAATCGCAGGGGGAAGTGAAGGACCGGCTCGTGGCGATGGTCCGCGACTCGTTCTGGCTGCACGCCTACTGGGAACTGACACGCACCGGCGTAGAACGGGCCGAGGCGGCGATGGGACGCGAATGGCACGGCGCACGGCCAGTGCTGCGTGTGTTCGAGGTCTCAGGCGGTGGCGGATCGACGACGACTGCCGAGCGTCTGTGGCGCACCATTGAAATCCATGGCGGCGTTAACAACTGGTACATCGACGTCGTTGACCCACCGAAGAGCTATCGGCTGGACATCGGCTACTTGTCGGCCGAGGGCAAATTTTTCGTACTCTGCCGCAGCAACGTTGTCAGCACCCCGGTGCCCGGCACCAGTGATGCGATCGACGGCAATTGGGCGGCCGTGGCCGAGGACTTCGAGAAGGTCTATGCTCTCAGTGGTGGGTATTCCGCCGAAGGACCGAACCTGGAGTTGCAGGAACTCTTCGAAGAGCGGCTGCGTCGCCCGATGGGTTCGCCCATGTCGACCCGGTTTGGACCGGGGGCCGAAGCGCTGGGCAAGAAGCGTGAGTTTCACTTCGAGCTCGACGCCGAGTTGATCGTTTTCGGCGCCACCGAGCCTGACGCTCACGTGACGCTGCAAGGCGATCCCGTGCGGCTCCGCCCCGATGGCACGTTCACGGTCCGATTCAGCTTGCCGAACTGTCGGCAAGTGATTCCGGCCGTGGCCAGCAGCGCCAACGGTCTCGAGCAGCGTACCGTGGTTTTGGCCGTCGAGCGCAATACCAAAACGATGGAACCGTTGGTTCGCGACGCGAACGACTAG